The Pseudonocardia sp. EC080619-01 genome segment GCACACCGGGATCTGCAAGCCGCCGACCCGACCCGCGGCGACACGGTCGCCGAGATCGCCGCCCGCTGGGGCTTCGGCCACGCCGGCCGGTTCGCCGTGCAGTACCGACAGCGGTACGGCCAGTCGCCAGGCGCGACCTTGCGAAACTGAGAGGGACCACACGCAGAGATCATCGACGCGATCCACCCCGAGATCAGAACCGCGGCGTGGCCGACGTGAGCACCGTCGTCTGCGACGGGCTCGAACGTCTCGCGGGCTCTATCACCACAGTGGCCACAGGCCCTGGTCCAGGCCTGCGTGCCGTACCTGATCCGCAACAGCTCCCACTACGCCAGCCTCCGCAACCGAGACCAGATGACCGGGCACCTGCGCCCGGGCCTCGGCACTGAGCAGGCCCATCATCGCGGTGTCCGATGTCGTCAGCGCCACCTGCGCGAGCTGAATGATCGCCAGCGGGACGCGAGCACGGCGAGCACGGCAAGCGCGCGGCTGTCTCGACCAAACGAGGCCATCGACCTGCATAGCATCAGGAGAGCACCCCAAAGGTGTCGACGCGTCGCAACACAGGCCTCGGAGCGCGGAGCGAGAAGATCCGTGACCCGCCTCCAGTCGTCGTCGAGAACGGTGCCCATGTACGGCACATCGCCATCGTTGACGAACGCCGCCATCGTGGCACCGGCGGGCAGGCTCGCGAGGCGGAACAGCGCCTCATACACCACGTCGCTGGAAGAGCCGTCGATCAGTCGGCCGCGGTGGCGCGCCACCGTTCGTCGCGTGGTGATGCGGGCGTACTGGTCGGAGACCTTGACCCCTTCGTCGCTCATGTCGAATTCCACCAACTCGCCGATCTCGGCCCCTCTGAGTTCCCGGTACCGGACTGGCAATAGCACGAGCGACTGGAGCAAGGTCGATGCGGGCGGATGGCCTGGGGGCAACATCGCGAGACAGGACCTGTCTCGGACACCAGGGGCCTCCGCCCAAGTTGCCCAGAACGGTCAGGTGAGCCCACGTTGATCGCCGACGTGCACTTTCCGGAGGGAAGGTCGAGCATGGTCAGCGCAGCGGCCGTCGCGCGTCGACGTAGGTAGCAGGTTCATGGCCTGACTCCGATTCCCCGCTGGGAGGGCGGATCCAAGGGCGATGCCATTCGACTGTCTCGGCTGCCACTGCGTTCCGATACCATATATTCTAGTAGTCGGAAGCACCCAAAAGTAGGGATTGGCGCGCGACTCGGACCACCTGGCGGAGACTCGAAGCGATCTCAGGTAAGTCGGTCCCGGTCGAATTGGGACAGATGCGGGCTACCGGGCTGGGTTAGGCGCGCCTTGCTTCTAGTTCCGGGCGTCCGGGACGCTGAACCCTGCGAGGTGCGAGACTCATGTTTGACAGTTCCGTTCGGGAGAAGGCCGCTCGCGACACCGCCCCCTCCGCAACGAGCTACACCGTCGGCCGACGTAACTTCCTCGCCCTCCCCGGCGCCGCTGGACTGGCGACCGGTGCCGCCGGATGCGGCGGGTCGGGGCCGTCGACAGCGGACACCAGCCCAGTGCCTGCTGATGCCGGTTATCCCATGACAGTCGACGGGATCGAAGGGCCGGTCACGATTCCGACCACCCCGAGCCGTGTGGTGTCGGTAGGCAACTACCGCGACACAGACGCGGCCGTGGCTCTGGGGGTTGTTCCGCTGTTGCCCCCTGATCTAGGCCGTTTCATCCAAGGTGGGATCTCGCCGTGGGTACTGGCCGCAGTGCCCGGGGATCCGCCGGACCTGATCCAGGTAGCTGCTCGCCCGGAGTCGCTCGCCACCCTCGACGCCGACGTCCTGATCCTCACATTCAACAGCCCGGAGGCCCGGACCCGGCTGGAAGCCGACGAGATGTTCCAGCGGATTCCGGCGGTCCAGCGTGGCTCCTACGTCGCGCTCGACCTCACAACTGCAATCGCGATCGGATTCCCGTCCGCGCTGAGCATCCCGTACGCACTGGACCAATCACTTCCCCAGATCGCAGCGGCACTCGGCGCTTGACTCGGCGGGTGTGCATTCGCCTGGGGGCAACAGTCGTGGACCGACACCCCCAGCAGCGCACGCCCCGTCTCGTATCCGTCGGCGACAACGAAGTCGACCGCACCCAACATCAGTGAGTTACGACCCAGAGTAGGCCGCGACACAGCAGGGCGGTCCTACGCCCTGCCTTCACGCGGCTCGCCCGACTACCTCCCGGAGAGGGGCTCAGCAGTGCCGGTGCCCGACGACCGCGTGAACCGGCTCCCCCCGAGGGCATTGCTGACGATATCGCTGTTGGTGGCGTCCTCGTTTGTGATGGTTCTGAACGAGACGACCATGACAGTCGCGCTACCGGTCGTCGTCGAGGACCTCGACCTCACGGTCACGACAGCACAGTGGCTCTCGAGCGGGTTCCTGCTCACGTTGGCCGTCGTGGTACCCACCACCGGATTTCTACTGCAGCGCTTCACCCCCCCGGCGGGTCTATATGTCGGCGATGGCGCTGTTCTGCGGCGGAACACTGATGTGCGCACTCGCGCCTGGGTTTACGCTGCTGCTTGCCGGGCGGGTGGTCCAAGCCTCCGGAACCGCGATCATGGTCCCACTGCTGATGACCAGCATCCTCACCCTCGTTCCCGCCGGTCGACGGGGACAGGTCATGGGGACGATGACAGTCGTCCAAGCCGTCGCACCCGCTGTCGGTCCCGCGGCCGCCGGTGCGGTGCTGACAGTGTTGGACTGGCGGTGGATGTTCTGGCTGGTACTTCCAGTCGGGGGCACCGTCCTCATCGTGGGGATGCGCTGGCTACGAGTCGAGGCGACGACCACTCGCGTGCGACTGGACGTCGCATCCGTCCTACTCACCGGAGGTGCCTTCTCCACATTGGTCTACGGCATCACCCGACTCGCGGAACCCGGCCCGGCGCACTCCGCCGCGACGGGTGAGGTCCCGGCGTGGGGGTGGGTGATGACCGGCACCCTGCTGCTCACGATCTTCGTGCGGAGGCAGGTCCGGCTCCGCCGCCGCGGCTCGCCACTGAGCCTTTGCCAACCTGCTGGACGGTCAGGTCAGAGCGGGTGCGGCGTGGCGTGACCTCGAATGGTGTCCGGGGACGGGCTGTGGTGTCGGTCGGTGGACGACCTGACGTGTCGTTGGCCCGGACGGGATCATGACACAGCTGCCGGGACGGCGGACAGCGCTCGGTCCTTGAGCCGGTAGCTGGGCCCGTTGATGGCGACGACGTCGCAGTGGTGCAGGAGCCGGTCGAGGATCGCGGTGGCGATGACCTCGTCGGTGAACACCTGGCCCCATTCGGAGAAGGTCTTGTTGCTGGTGAGGATGATCGAGCCGCGTTCGTAGCGGCGGCTGATCAGCTGAAACACCATGTTCGCTGCGGCCCGGTCGCAGGGCAGGTAACCGACCTCGTCGAGGACGAGCACCGAGGGCCGTAGGTAGGTCTGGAGCTTGCGGGCGAACCGGCCGGCGGCTTCGGCGGCTCGCAGTTGGCGGACGCAGTCATCGAGGCTGGTGTAGTAGATCGAGTGCCCGGCCTGGCAGGCGGCGACGGCGAGCGCGACGGCGATGTGGGTCTTCCCGGTGCCGGGCGGCCCGAGCAGGGCAATGTTGCCGCGGGCCTCGACGAACGCCAGAGCGGCGAGATCGCGGATCTTGCGGACGTCGAGATCAGGCTGGAAGGCGAAGTCGAACTCGTCGAGGGTCTTGTGGTGGGGCAGCCCGGACAGCTTGAGCGCGGTGCGGAACCGGCGTCCTTCGCGCAGGCCGAGTTCCTCACCGAGGACGGTGTCGATGAACTCGCGGTAACCCATGGAGTCGGCCTCGGCGCGTCCGACGAGCAGTTCGAGGTTCTCGGCCAGGTGCGGCAGCCCGAGACGGGTGGCGTGCGCGGTGATCCTGCCGGTGATCAGCTCACTCATGCCGCACCCACCAACGACTCGTTCTCGGCGCCGGCCGCAGCGGCGGGGTCAGGTGGTGGCGCCAGCCCGGCGAGCCGGTCGTAATAGGCCAGCGGACGTCGGGCGACCATGACCTTGAGTGCTGCCTGCGACTCACCGAACACCATCGACGCCGACGCCGACGCCGACGCCGACGCCGACGCCGATGTCGACGCCGAAGGGAATGTCGGGTCGTCCTGGAGTTGTTGGGCGGCAACAGGTTCTTCGTCTGTGACGGTGAGGGTGGTGGCGCGGGTGTGGCCGTCAGGGAGCTCGGCCCAGTGTGCGGGGTCGACGATCATCTGTCCGCGGACGGCCGCGAGCCGATGCCTGGCCAGGAGCATCGGGGTCCGGTCGGGGCTGTCGACGGGCAGCCGCCAGATCTCCACGTGCTCGACCCCGACCCGGACCTCGACCCGCTGCCCGGCCTTCGTCACGCGCCTGTCGGCGGCTCTCGCGGCGACCGAGTAGGAAGATCCGGCGAAGGAGATCAACGCGTCCCGCCCGACGCGGCGCAGGTGGGTCTCGGTGACCGCATATCCGAACTGCGGCAACGGCCCCAAGGCGTCGTGATCACGGGCGGCGCGAACACCGATCACCTCGCCGTGGGTGCGGTGGACCTGCCCGCGCCGGATCGGCACCCAGGCGGCGAACGCCGCATCGAGCTCCGCCAGCGATGTGAACCTCCGCCCGGACAGGACGTGGTCTCGCCCGATCGCGACCTGACGTTCGACCCGGCCCTTCCCGGTGGGACGGTAGGCGGCGAGCACGTCGATGGCGAACCCGTAGTGCTCAGCGAACGACGCCGCCTGCGGATGGAGTGGGACCGCACGCCCGGGCGCGACATGGCGGCGGACCACGGTCTTGGTCCGGTCGTAGACGATCGTGGCCGGGACACCGCCGAAGTGCGCGAACGCCCGGCGATGGCAGTCGAAGAACGTGGCCAGATCCTGGCTGGTGACAAAGCAGATGAACGGGTCCCGCGAGTAGGACAACGTCATGTGGAACGAGTAGACCTTCCGTCCCTGCCCGGCCCCGGCCAGCAGCGTTCCTTCGTCGCCCCAGTCGACCTGGGCTTGGGCGCCCGCGACGACCTCGAACCGGCGGTGCAGCCCCGGCGGGCGCCCCTGGGCGTCGGACTCGAGCTCGATCCGTGCCCTCGCCCGGGCGCAGTAGACCTTGACCCGCTGGTAGTGCCCGGTGAAGCCGTAGTCGGCAACCAACCGCTCATGGATCACCGTGGCCAGCAGGCGCGGATCATCGGCGAGCCAGGCATCGATCACGTCAGTGAACGGGTCCACCAGCCTGGGCACCGTCCCCGCCCGCGAGCTCGCCCGCGGCGGTGCCATCGGGGCTCCCGGCGAGAGATACTTCTTCGCCGTCCTCCAGTCACAGCCCGCTTGAGCTGCGATTTCCTTCCACGACGCCCCAGCCGCGCGCAGCGGGGCGAACCTCCTGATATCCATCCATGCCTCCACAGGCAGGATCACGGGTGACCACCCTCCGGGTTTCGTCTGCTTGGCGGCTGACAAGCCCGGAGGGTGGTCCCTCCCTGAGCCGATCTTGGATCCGACGCGCCGGACCAACGACAGATCAGCTCGTACCTACAGCGACATCAGAGCCCGTACGCGGACAAATGGGTGAAGCTCCTGGTAGACGGGCGATTGACTAGATCAGACCGCCTGGCCAGGAGCTTCATGTGCTGTCCTACCCGTCCGCGATGACCGTGTCCAGCCGCGCCCTCGGCGTGCTCTCGGATGCGCTGCGATCACACCGTGTCCGGCGCTCGACGCGGTGGCGGAAGCTCTCCGCGGGCCGCCAGGCCCTGCTCGTGGTCGCCTACCTGCGCAAGGGTGAGACCTACGCCGACCTGGCCTGCGGATTCCAGATCGGCACCTCCACGGTGTACCGCTACATCCCGCGAGGCTCTCGACCTGCTCGCCGCGATGGCGCCGACCCTGGCCCAGGCGATCGAGGTGGCCGCGCGGAAGGCGTTCGTGGTCCTCGACGGCACCCTGCTGCGCATCGACCGGGTCGCGATGGCGTCCGGGCGCGATCGAGCGTCCTACTCCGGCAAGCACAAGTGTCACGGGGTGAACGTGCAGGTCATCGCCGACCCGGCCAGTCGGCTGGTGTGGATCTCGCCGGCGTTGCCCGGCGCCCGCCACGACATGGGCGCCGCCCGCGAGCACGGGATCATCGACGCCCTGAACGAAGCGGGGGTGCGCGCTGTCGCCGACACCGCATATCAGGGTGGCGGTGCGGCGATCCGGGTCCCGCAACGGCGTCGGCGGCTCGATCCCGACATCGGCCGTTACCGGCGGCTCTCGGACAGCCAGAAGGAGGTCAACGCCGCGCACGCCCGCCGTCGCGGGCCTGGCGAGCGGGTCAATGCCGAGCTGAAGAACTGGCGGATCCTGCGCAAGATCCGCCCCTGCCCGAGCCGGGCTTCCGAGCTCGTCGCCGCAGTTCAGACCCTCATGATCGCCAGCACTTGATCAGGTTGGCAAAGGCTCACTGCTCGACCTGCGACCACTCGCAATCCGCACCTACACGACCCCCCTTGTTCTGGCCTGCGTCAGCTACCTCGCTCTGTTCAGCGCAGTGATCGTGTTGCCCTTCTATGTCCAGCAGGTACTCGATCACAACCCGTTCGTCGCCGGCCTGGCGGTGCTTCCCGGCGGGATCGTGATGGGTCTGCTCAGTCCAGCAGTCGGCCGTGCCTACGACCGACTTGGTGTCCGCGCGTTGGTACTTCCCGCGTCTATCGTGGTCTGTCTGAGTCTGTGGGCCTTCGCCGCACTCGGAGCGAACTCCCCAGTCGGACTTGTCGTGGCACTGCATGTGATGCTGTCAGTCGGCCTAGCTATGAACTTCACTCCTCTGGTGACCGACGCACTCAGCGCACTTCCGCAGGTGATGCACTCGCACGGCAGCGCGATTCTCACCACCGCCCAGCAGGTCGCTGGAGCCGCCGGAGCGGCCCTGTTCGTCACGGTCATGACCCTCTGGTCCGACCATCCCGACGGCGTCGTTGACGCCGGAGGGGTCGAGGCCGCGTTCGTCGTCGCGACGGCGATCTCCACAGCAGTTCTCGCAGGTTCGCTTCTACTGCGATTCCCCGTCCAGAGGGCCGGAGAATGAAGCCGACGGATCAGGCCCCATCTCGCGGACGTAGCGGAATCGTGAACGGCTGTCACGATGACTATGCTCCTTGCGGTCGAACGCAGCGTCCGATGCAACAAGATCGCTACCTGGGCGGCACCATCACCCATTACGGTGATAGCGAGCTGAACTGCGGGAACGAACCCGAGTCAGAGGCCACCTGCAAGAAATGGAGGTGTCCGTCCTATCTGGCCCAGGCCGAACCCGTCGTTGAATCGTGCTGTCGACGGCCACAGCTCGACGCGATCCGATAACCATCGATACTGTGTCCTCATGTCGCTGCGCTGCGACCCCGGCCCGTCCTCGATCGCCTGACTTCGGTGACGACATCCACGGAACTGATCAAGAAGCGTGGCCAAGGCCAGCCCCTGGTGCGGAGAGGCGACTTGATCGGTCCAGCTCTCAGTCCTGCCGGGTCCCTGTGGAGCGACCGCGTTCAGTCTGACCGAGTTCGCACCCCACAATTCCGCGTCGGCAGACCCTAGCTAGATCCCACCGACAGGAATTGCATACCATGGGCCAAAGAATCAGCGCAATGCGCAACACGCGGGGAAGTCGCGGGACGCCCGGGCCGTATCGACGATCTCTGCAGCTCGACCGTGACGCTCGATCCTGATTGCCGCCTATCCCTGACCAGGTGTTACGCAGGGCCGAACACGAACGCCGAGTCAAGCGGGTATCGGCAATCAGCACGGCGGCGACCTCCCGGCGTACGGAGCGCCTGAACCTGCCCCCTCGCCGAGGGCTATAGAAGAAGCACAGCACCCAGTACGAGTAACGCGAGACATCGTGCGAGCAGTAGACAAGTGTGATGGCTACGAATATGCGGCCGTCAGGCTTCCACCAGGGGCGCAGCTTCGCCGGCAGCGATCAACCTGTCATTCATTCTCTGCCTCTGAAGACAGAGGGCGCTCGAAATCGCGCCGCGAACAGCGCAAGACGCTTCGGCGCAAGCTCCTGTCAACTTACAAATCGCAATTCGCTTGCCACTGAGAAGCCCTGCTCGCGACAGATCGGATACCCGAGTGACGACTCAGATCCTGGTCGTCGCTCCACAGTGTCGAAGCCGCGCGCTTCAGTTCGCGCCTCCGACTGATCTTCACCAGTCCTCCGCGCATCGCCGAGACGACGGAGGCGGAGACGGGGACCAAGACGAGGACCGAGACGAGGACGGGCGAGAAGATTATCTTCCTCACGATAGCGAGGATAGGGTTGGCATGCCGCCGCGCGAACGAGACAATTTCTTCGTGACTGAAACACTGGAACCGCCACTGCGCATTCTGCGACGTAACGATGTCCGTCGAGCTGCTGGTGAGATTGACCCTGTCGCTGTGGTGCGGCAGACACTCATGCATCACGCGGCGGGCGAGACGACCCTGCCCGACGAGGCGTACCTGCCCTGGCACACCGAGGCCGGTGCGTTCGCGCGCAGTCTCGCGCTGCCCGGTGCCGTCTGGGGCGAACGGCCCGCCGTCGGCCTCAAGATGATCAACTCGAGCCTGGAGAATCCCGGCCGAGGCCTGCCCCGCGCCCAAGGCCTGACGTTCCTGTTTGATCCGGACACCGCCCGCCCGGTGGCGATGATGGAGGCGGCCTGGCTGTCGGCCACCCGCACCGCCGCGTACACGATCCTCTCGGTGCGCCTGCTGGCCGCTCCCGGGATCGAGCGGATCGCGGTGCTGGGCTCCGGGGCGCTCGCCGACGCCCATCTCGAGATGCTCGCCACGGAGCTGCCCGGCGCCGAGGTGGTGCTCCACGACCTCGACCCCGCACGTGCGGCGGCGCTGGCGACGGCACACGACGGCCCGCTCCGGACGAGCTCGGCCTCCGACGCGCGCGCCGCCGTCGAGGGTGCCGGTCTGGTCGTGTGCACCACGACGACCACCACCGGCTACATCGCCCACGACTGGCTCGCCCCGGGCGCCCTCGTCGCCCACGTCTCCCTCGACGACGTGCTCCCCGAGGTCGTCGCGCGGGCCGACCTGCTCGTCGTCGACGACTGGGACCTCGTCGCCGCCGACGACCGGCGGATCGTCGGGCGGCTCTACCGTTCCGGGGAGGTGACCGGCCCGGACGGTCAGCACGTC includes the following:
- the istB gene encoding IS21-like element helper ATPase IstB, which gives rise to MSELITGRITAHATRLGLPHLAENLELLVGRAEADSMGYREFIDTVLGEELGLREGRRFRTALKLSGLPHHKTLDEFDFAFQPDLDVRKIRDLAALAFVEARGNIALLGPPGTGKTHIAVALAVAACQAGHSIYYTSLDDCVRQLRAAEAAGRFARKLQTYLRPSVLVLDEVGYLPCDRAAANMVFQLISRRYERGSIILTSNKTFSEWGQVFTDEVIATAILDRLLHHCDVVAINGPSYRLKDRALSAVPAAVS
- the istA gene encoding IS21 family transposase, translating into MDIRRFAPLRAAGASWKEIAAQAGCDWRTAKKYLSPGAPMAPPRASSRAGTVPRLVDPFTDVIDAWLADDPRLLATVIHERLVADYGFTGHYQRVKVYCARARARIELESDAQGRPPGLHRRFEVVAGAQAQVDWGDEGTLLAGAGQGRKVYSFHMTLSYSRDPFICFVTSQDLATFFDCHRRAFAHFGGVPATIVYDRTKTVVRRHVAPGRAVPLHPQAASFAEHYGFAIDVLAAYRPTGKGRVERQVAIGRDHVLSGRRFTSLAELDAAFAAWVPIRRGQVHRTHGEVIGVRAARDHDALGPLPQFGYAVTETHLRRVGRDALISFAGSSYSVAARAADRRVTKAGQRVEVRVGVEHVEIWRLPVDSPDRTPMLLARHRLAAVRGQMIVDPAHWAELPDGHTRATTLTVTDEEPVAAQQLQDDPTFPSASTSASASASASASASMVFGESQAALKVMVARRPLAYYDRLAGLAPPPDPAAAAGAENESLVGAA
- a CDS encoding MFS transporter, producing MACVSYLALFSAVIVLPFYVQQVLDHNPFVAGLAVLPGGIVMGLLSPAVGRAYDRLGVRALVLPASIVVCLSLWAFAALGANSPVGLVVALHVMLSVGLAMNFTPLVTDALSALPQVMHSHGSAILTTAQQVAGAAGAALFVTVMTLWSDHPDGVVDAGGVEAAFVVATAISTAVLAGSLLLRFPVQRAGE
- a CDS encoding ornithine cyclodeaminase, producing MVRQTLMHHAAGETTLPDEAYLPWHTEAGAFARSLALPGAVWGERPAVGLKMINSSLENPGRGLPRAQGLTFLFDPDTARPVAMMEAAWLSATRTAAYTILSVRLLAAPGIERIAVLGSGALADAHLEMLATELPGAEVVLHDLDPARAAALATAHDGPLRTSSASDARAAVEGAGLVVCTTTTTTGYIAHDWLAPGALVAHVSLDDVLPEVVARADLLVVDDWDLVAADDRRIVGRLYRSGEVTGPDGQHVTGDPASGRRVDAGMADVVSGRHPGRAGADDIVLSNPFGMGVLDVALAGAVRAVAERDGIGTVLQM